The sequence atttttaaattaatatgtTAACACTAACTATCGGAAAGTCTACTAATATCATGTAAAAGGTCATGCAAtatgtttataacaatttaggaggttTGGATCATATttcaagtaataattataattttattatctttattaacaAAGTGACATATAAAAATACTATTCGTGTCATTTCATGTCGTTTTTGAGTTAACATATCAATCCTTTTACCACCTCTAGTTAGGTTCTATGTATAGCCAAATGATATTTAAATTGATTCAATGTGAATTTGTTAAATATTAAATCCCTCCTTATGTGTAAAAAAATCCTTTACCTCTGAGATACATTTTATGAGTTacgcatctgtttactaaactctaCACCCCCATAACATTGAACATAGATTTAAGAGGAATTGGGATATTAGAAATTTAGCATATTCAGTAAGTAGACTTTCGGGGGGGAGTATGTAGTCGTTACTCGTCCTGATAACAGAAAATTTAAATCTAACCAGCCAATTCTATGTTCCAATACTATAGATATATAGCTCTTACCATGTTCCGACCGATTCCTGATGGTGTACAATACTTAATATACAACTGCCTGTCTGACCAAAGAGGGGCGGGGGGAAGAACATCACTAATGCctaaaaattcaataataattCACATTCTGAGAGCTAAATCATTTTCAAACAAGGACAGATGGCCTGTGCTTTGATATTATCAGTAGTGACTATCAAGAAAATAAGCTGTCAGCAAGGCTTGATTTCAAACCCGATGCTTAGAAGCGTTCGAGCTGATTCAATCGCCTTCTCTTTCTCGCCTCCGACGTCCAAGGTTTCACTGGTTAGTTCACCTTCCTTTCCTACCGACCACTGCGTAGAAGTTACTTGGTTTTGGGGTGTATCAGTTTTCTTGACTTGAATAGTATTCATGGAAGCAGGAGCAGCAGCAGCCACAAGAGGAGCACTTGGTGGACCATGCCGCTTTTTTGGTACAGGTGTATCATGGTCATGCACTCCCTTATACGTTATAATAAGGGCATTTGTGTTATCCACTGCTGTTTCAATGTGCTTGCGTACTGGACATCCAGCTGAAGTGCATCTATAGTAATTCCTGCACAATTTTATTCATAAAACAAGTTTGAATTAAAGATCTAGATTCATTTAGCAATTAATTCATATCAATAAATGCACAATTATGCTTTCTTTCCATAGGAAAAACAAAGGTAAATAATCATAGGTCCTTGAGGTACTTGTTATGTcgtgcatttgcataaaaaataataatgacaTGTCCATGATTGTTTCGTGCAGCATATAAAGTTGGCATAAATCATTCTCCATTGTTCAACATCCATAAAATGGGGATATGACTCCTGAAAGATAGCATCCCTACTAACTTAAGACGTGACAGTGAATAGTGTCCTTGAAGGGACTAACAACTATGACACATTTCATAACAACATACCCTATACTTATGTGGGAAAAATAACTGGTTTTTCGAATTCTTGTTCACCAGTTTTCCTCTTCCAATAAAGAGGTCAATATGATCCATACTAGTAATTGAGCTTTATCAAGTCAAAAGTTCTTCCATACAGAAGGGATAAATCATCCAACACAACTGCCTCAAACCTTTTTCAATCTAACCCACAAAAGGATGTCAAGAACAGCCATTAACACAAATTTTCAAATGCCTATTTTAGACCAATCTTTTTTGGGAAATCCCACCACATATCAAGCTTCTTAAAGTAATTTAATCAAAATGCATCTAAACTAATGGATCATCATCACACAATTCTGCTCCCTCTCCCTACTTGAGGCTCCCCTCGcaaaaagaaatcaaagacaAAAAGGGCCATCAAAACATGTCGAAGCACTCTTTTCTATATaattatagggtaaataatttattagtccccatcTTTTTAcataacacactgtttagtcccctatttataaaaacacattataaggtccctaactcttgtcaatattaaccctttggcccttttgtttatttttttcagatttttaaccgaacataccTTAGCTTTCAGGACAGCCATAGTACGATACAAAATGGATATATGTTACTCTGTTAAATAGACAGAAGGACCAAAGGGTTAACAGTGAAAaatagggaccttataatgtgtttttcaaaaatagggggactaaacaatgtgttaggcAAGAAggaggggactaataaattatttaccctatattaTATGCCAAATTTCCTCTCACAATCATGTGAATCCCATATCAGAGTAGATCCAGAAGCATTACAAATGCTTCAGTTAAAATCTAAACCAAACACAAGTAAAACATCCAGAGAATGACTCTTGatgcacacacacacaaaatGCACGAATGGTATGAGAACTGCaaaactaataattaaaaaattctcCTTTGATTTGcttagataaaataaaataataataattaaaaaaacgaAGGAACTACAACTTATAAATTCACAATTTAACTATTTCTAAACAACATTATCAATTGTTATTTATTTGTCAATCTATAGGGTAAACAAACATTCACCTGGGATGAGGATTTCCTTTCACCATTTTCTGTCCATATTTGCGCCATCTGTACCCATCACCTGAGATTCCCACATCACCTGCTGCATGCACAACAAATTTAGGTTTCTTTCCAGGTTTTAGTGGTGTTCCAGCAGATTCCAAGTTCTCCTTCTTCACTCTGGTCAATAAGATGCAAAATAATAAGACTATATTCTCTTCAACACAACCTCTTCACAAAATTATGCCAGAAACTATTGACAAAACATATCAAATATAATCTGAAAAAATTAAATTCCTGCAGAACCTTACCTTCGTTTGGGTTCAGGCTCACTAACATGTTCCTCTTTTATTTGCGTGATGCCATTCCCATCAGAGACACTTGAATTCTGTCGCTTCTTGTCAGGAACAGATGGTGCATCCTTTATAGATTCTTTTAGTGATGTAGCCTTCTCTGAATCCTTAAGCGAGCTGATAGGATGTTCTATTCCGCTATTTTGCAAAACAGGCTGAGATGATAATGCAACTCTGCTTTCCCTTGTACTATTATTCTTCCGAAGTGGATCATGACTGTGATTTCCTTTGACAACAATCTGTATAATGTTGCCTGAATGATCAGCGCACTCAATCTTTTTAGCACAACAGTCAGAATATGTGCACCTGTAGTAACTTCGAGAACCTGTAGGACTCTTCACTTGCTTCTGGCCATATTTACGCCAGTTATAACCATCAGGAGTATGTGTTCTCATAATGGGAACAGAAAGACTCTTAAAGTTGGAAGATTTCTGATGATCTGCCTCTGGGGTACATGCATTATTCGTCTTTGATGGTGAAAGTGTCAATTCTGGTAAAGTTGGACTAGGAGCTGATGATATCGATTGTGTAACAGAAGTTGGTGAAAACTCCGACAAAGAAGTAGGGTAGTGAGAAGATTGAAGCTGATGTTGAGTCTGGGATTCAGCGCATAGGGTCGTTGCACCTCTGAAAACTTCAGGATTTGACACCCCATCTTGCTCctgacaaagattaaataaaatatacgaTGAACAGACAATAAAATTATTGACAATAAACTTCATCTATGCATCAGAGAGCTCATGAATATGGCATATATTACAAGAGTATACAGATGCATCcagaccccatggagcactttATAAAAGCATAGACTCTTGCCATTGACTTTGTCAAAAGGTAAGGTCCATGCCAAAGAAACACCAGTATTTCAAAATCTGGAagatcaattaaatattttagtaCTTGGAAATGTGCAAAGCAAATAGGGGATGAGATGCCATAAAATGTAAAACATGATGAATAAGTTATCTCcaactaaattattaaaatatctTGCATCTTCACAAAGTGAACCTAAAACCTGGCTTAGTAAATTCCCATAACAGTAAACCAGCTCTGACATAATGTTTGAACTATTCTCTGGCCTATGATGTATAGCCTTTGATGTTTTTATAGTTCATATCAACTCCTTCACTTCATTATAGGACTTTAATCGTGGAATAAGTAAAAGAGAAACTAGCTAGCTGGTAAAGACAACGAGTATTCTACCAAAGAAAATGGGACACTTTATTGGGGCTAAATATGGTGGTAGAGGCAGTGCTAATTGAACTTGTAAAATAGTGTGATTTGGAAAATCAGCTTTCAATTCAACAAATTACTCGGATGAATAAAATGCTAAACAGAGGTGGGATATGCAATAAACTCACACCTTATAgacaacaaaataaattaaccaCCATTAACATACCcaaaatttcatatatttgAGCCTTGTACTTATTTGAAATGGATAGGAGTTAGCTTTATTCTTCCCCCTCCTAAACAATAACGACTAATTTAACTAGTTAAGAACTAAAGCATGGAACCTTTTGCGGGCTCAGTTATAACTTTCTGCTGAAAAAAGAGATGACAGAAGTCTAAGAAGCACCTAACCTGAAGGACCtagtatttttcttttctttacttCACATTGTTTATcttgtttaattatttgaagAACATAATTTGCAACAATTCATGTGATTATTCCAGCTAAACCAAAACTGCACACTGTACTTCTACTTTTTCCCATTATAGCTAGATCACACTCGTTCCTTTTATGGTGACCTTGAAATGTAGATGTCAATCTAACAGCTTTCATCCTCTGTTGTTCTTCCAGATATTATCCTCCTTGTGAATTTCAATAATACTAGCTATGTTTTGGAATAAATTCCAGACCACTTGGGGTTGGGAACAGGAGAATGAATTCTCTGCTTAACTACTTGCATTTAGTATTACATATTTCAATCCAATGTTTGCGGAAtgaaattttatcaaatattatATGATCTCTTCTAAGATGTGACTTACATACTAATCAATTAGATGTTTAACACAAGTTCCTGGGAATGCAGTTGAGCTCCATGATCAGTGTCATTTTTACAATGTCACGTGTTAGTTAATAAAACTATTCATCAGGCTTAAACTTTTAGGCTGAGTCATTATATAACATTATGTAATTAGAAGCATTTTTCAATAACCCTCTCAACCCTTATTGGCAAAGTAACTAATCAAGAATATAACAAGGTCAAATGAAGAGAAAACAATAGAAGAGCCTTTTAAGGGGTTTAAAGCCAATAATTTTCCATGAGAAAAAGGGAAGACCCAACAATAAGAAGATATTATTTTTCTCCTGTATTTTTTCctcattttaataaaattcgGGTCTGGGTTTTTGATTGGTTTTGTGAagatgccaacctagttgggatcttTGCATTCCGATCTTAGCCTGTAACCCAacatttacttaaaaaaaatatgactcTTCACATTTGAGCCTTCTCAGATTTATTAGATCAGTTGATACTTGTTCAGAAGATAAGTGCGTGATAGAATTGACAAAAGGACTTTAATATTTCTAATTGACCTTGAGAAGGTTCAGAATAGAGTACTACTACAAGAGCCACTTTGGTTGATACTATAGAAGAAGGGATTTCTTGTGCAATAAATAAATGCAATTAAAGAGTTGTATGCTAAAGTAACCGCTATTTAAGTTACACCAAGGATCTTCATTGAGTCTTTATCACTTTATCTTAGTAATTGATAATTTGACAAAGCAATATCTAAGATGATATAGCATGGTCATGCTTTCTGCAAAAGACATCATTTTTATAGACGAGACAAAAGAGAGAGTGAACTAAGAATTGGGCTTTGGTGAAATACCTTGGAAGTCAATGTGTTCAAgttgagattaaaaaaaaatacaaacgaTTGCATGCATAGTAGGTCTAGAAGTAGCAAGCATAATACAAATACTCATGTATCCCTAAGAAGGACATTGATGCTTTTAGGTAACCAGCTACGCCTATACTATTATCTATAATAAGGGAATACACATAATACAAGAGGATTTCAATCATAGGTTATAGAATTAAGACATGATGGATGAAATAGAGAAGCCATACAAAGGTGTTCACGTGAAAGTATATATCCACGAAGCACCGACACTTCCAGGAGGTTGGAGTATCCGTGTCGGACAATACGGATGCG comes from Euphorbia lathyris chromosome 8, ddEupLath1.1, whole genome shotgun sequence and encodes:
- the LOC136203599 gene encoding probable WRKY transcription factor 32 — protein: MDESESLEALQVQQKGQDEEQKDNSEEDEYEDEEGSEVSDLNQLAQSQQLVELSSSQVDQLRESHLQPSLVASSTEISPENDQCVGLQDNSALIKGVKTKFKEQDGVSNPEVFRGATTLCAESQTQHQLQSSHYPTSLSEFSPTSVTQSISSAPSPTLPELTLSPSKTNNACTPEADHQKSSNFKSLSVPIMRTHTPDGYNWRKYGQKQVKSPTGSRSYYRCTYSDCCAKKIECADHSGNIIQIVVKGNHSHDPLRKNNSTRESRVALSSQPVLQNSGIEHPISSLKDSEKATSLKESIKDAPSVPDKKRQNSSVSDGNGITQIKEEHVSEPEPKRRVKKENLESAGTPLKPGKKPKFVVHAAGDVGISGDGYRWRKYGQKMVKGNPHPRNYYRCTSAGCPVRKHIETAVDNTNALIITYKGVHDHDTPVPKKRHGPPSAPLVAAAAPASMNTIQVKKTDTPQNQVTSTQWSVGKEGELTSETLDVGGEKEKAIESARTLLSIGFEIKPC